The genomic interval GGAGGGCCGGTGCAGGTGGAGCGTCTGTCCGGTGAGGGCCTGACGACCGTTCTGGCCGCGCTGTACGAGGCGCCGGCCGAGGCGGTCGCGTGGATGGCGGAGGCGTGCTCGGCGGCGTGGGTGGCCTTTGAGGTGCACCCCGGGGAGGAGGGCGAGGTGCGGGAGGTGGTGCTGGGCGCGGCGGGCACGCGGCCCAGCCCGGCGCACGGCGCGGAGCTGCTGGGCGGCGTGTTTGCCACGGCGCTGCGGGGGCCGGTGGCGCTGGCGCTGGCCGACGTGGCGCGCGCAGAGGCCGGGCGCGTGTACGTGTTCGCCGAGGGGCACCTGTTTCCGCCGGAGCCACTGCTGCAGGCCGGGTGGCGGGAGGTGGGGGCGTACCGGCGGCTGGAGGGCCGCGTGCCCTACCGGCGGGTAGACCCCCCGGAAGGGGTGACGCTGCGGGCCCTGGCGGAGGTGCCGGTGCCCGCCCGGCTGGAGGCGCTGCGCACCTCCGAGGACCGGGTGGGGCATCACGCGGTCAGTGATGAGGCGGCGCTGGACGGCGCGGGCGGCTTTGACCCTGAGCTGAGCGTGGTGGCGCTGAACCCGGAAGGCCGGGGGGTGGGTGTGTGCCGCGCAGTGATTGAGGACGGCGAGGCGCGTGTGGACGCGCCGGGCGTGCATCCCCTGTGGCGGCACACGGCGCTGCGTTCCGCGCTGCTGGCGGAGGTGAGTGCCCGCCTGCGCGCGCGCGGCGTGACGCGCCTGAGCATCGATTCGTGGGGGGACACTGCGGAGGAGCTCGCGCATGACCTGGGGTGGGGGCTGCACGTGGCCGATGAGACGCCGCTGCTGGCCTCCCCCTGAGGACACGCGCCCCGGGCGGCTTACGGTCCGGGCCGGCGCGGCGCGGTAGCATCCCGGGCGTGAATCTGGCCGTTGTTCTCGTTTCCCCCAAAACCCCAGGCAATATTGGCTCGGCGGCGCGCGCGATGCTGAACATGGGCGCGCGGGACCTGCGGCTGGTGGCGCCGCGCTGCGATCACCTGGATTCCGGGGCGCTGGCCATGGCGGTGCATGCCGCGGACCTGCTGCGTGAGGCGCGGGTGTACCCGACGCTGCGTGAAGCCCTGGCCGACCGGGACCTGAGCGTGGGCACCACCGCGCGGCTGCGGGCAGACCTGCCCCCGCCCCAGCACCCGGCGTACGTGCGGCCTCTGGTGCGCGCGGCGGCCGCGCCGGCGCTGGTGTTCGGGCCGGAGGAGTCGGGGCTGATCAACAGCGACCTGGAGCAGTGTCAGGTGGCGGTGCGCGTACCCACCGGTGATTACGCAAGCCTCAACCTGGCGCAGGCGGTGCTGCTGGTGTGCTACGAGTTCCTGCAGGGGCAGGAGGAACTGCCGGAGCGGCAGCGCAAGACGGCCACGCGGGAGGAGATGGAGGCCGCGTACGGTCACCTGCACGAAACGATGGAACTGATCGGGTACACGGACGCGGTCCGGGCGCGGCACACCCTGCGGTTGTGGCGGGCCCTGCTGGACCGGGCCCTGATGAGCAGTGCGGAAAGCCGCCTGTTCCGGGGATTTCTGCGTCAGGTGAAGTGGAAGGTGGAGGACGCCGCCGCGCGCGGCACGGTCCAGCCGCGCGGTGAGGCCGCGCCGGAGGGCGGGGCGAGTGAGCCGGACGCCACGGCGCCCTGAGCCGGGCCCGCCTAGACTGAGGGCATGACGGACGCTTCCGCGCCGCGCCAGCCTGCCCCTGACGCCGTGACCTCTGGCCTCTCCCCCACCCCGGACGTGGCGCTTCCCCCCACCCTGGACGACGCGCACGGCGGGCGCGGCCCGCGCGGGTTCCGCCTGTCGGACCGGGTGCGGGTGGTGCGGAATGTGCTGCCGCCGCTGATTGTTCTGGTGGTGGGCGTGGTGGAGTTCCTGATTTCGCTGCTGCGCCGCCCGGACCAGGAGCTCTGGGCGCACCTGCTGTTCTACGGGCTGGTGGGACCGGCCGTGACGTACTTCAGCGTGGAGTGGATTGCGGAGGGCACGCGCGCCCGCGAGCGGGCCGAGCGGCAGCTGCTGGACCTGTACGGTCAGCTGCGGGTGTCGCACGCGCGGCTGGGCGCCGTGCAGGAACTCATGCGGGACCTGTCGGACGCAGCGGACATGAGCGCGGTGCTGGACATCGCCGCGCGCGGCGCGGTGCGCGTGGCGGGCGCGCAGCGGGCCACGCTGACCGTGCCCGGCGGTCTGAGCGGGGGCGCCGTGGCCGAGGAAGGTCAGACGAGCGGGCCGCTGTATCCGCTGAAGGTCATAGTCCCGGGGGGCGGGGCGCTGGCCCTGCATTTCGACGCGCCGCCGGACGCGGAGGACGAGGCGCTGGCGCAGGCCCTGGCGGCGGAGGTGGCGCGCGGCGTGGAGGCCGTGCGGCAGCGGACGCTGGACCTGATGACGCTGTACTCGGTGGATCAGAGCATCCGTGCGGAGCGCAACATGCGCCGCCTGCTCTCCCGCGTGACGCACGCCATGGCCGAGCGGGTGGGGGCGGACGCGCGCGCGGTGGTCCTGAGTGACCAGGATGGCGTGCTGCGCCTGGAGTTCGCACAGGACGCGCAGGGCGAGCGGCGCGGTGGGGTGGCGCCGGCGTTCGCGCAGCGGGTGGCGCAGGCCGAGATACCGCTGGCCGCGTCCGGCGCAGAAGCAGAGGAGGTGTTCCGGGAAGCGCAGAGCGTGCTCGGCCTGCCCATGCGGGACGACGAGGGCCTCGTGGGTGTTCTGCTGCTGGGGGACGGCCGCCCGAGCGCCTTTGATGACGCGCGGGTGTCACTGCTGGCCCTGATGGCGGGGCAGGCGACGCTGGCGGTCCGGAACGCCCGGGCGTACCTGTACTCGGAAGAGCTGGCGATCAGTGATGAGCGCGCCCGGAT from Deinococcus taeanensis carries:
- a CDS encoding RNA methyltransferase — protein: MNLAVVLVSPKTPGNIGSAARAMLNMGARDLRLVAPRCDHLDSGALAMAVHAADLLREARVYPTLREALADRDLSVGTTARLRADLPPPQHPAYVRPLVRAAAAPALVFGPEESGLINSDLEQCQVAVRVPTGDYASLNLAQAVLLVCYEFLQGQEELPERQRKTATREEMEAAYGHLHETMELIGYTDAVRARHTLRLWRALLDRALMSSAESRLFRGFLRQVKWKVEDAAARGTVQPRGEAAPEGGASEPDATAP
- a CDS encoding GAF domain-containing sensor histidine kinase produces the protein MTDASAPRQPAPDAVTSGLSPTPDVALPPTLDDAHGGRGPRGFRLSDRVRVVRNVLPPLIVLVVGVVEFLISLLRRPDQELWAHLLFYGLVGPAVTYFSVEWIAEGTRARERAERQLLDLYGQLRVSHARLGAVQELMRDLSDAADMSAVLDIAARGAVRVAGAQRATLTVPGGLSGGAVAEEGQTSGPLYPLKVIVPGGGALALHFDAPPDAEDEALAQALAAEVARGVEAVRQRTLDLMTLYSVDQSIRAERNMRRLLSRVTHAMAERVGADARAVVLSDQDGVLRLEFAQDAQGERRGGVAPAFAQRVAQAEIPLAASGAEAEEVFREAQSVLGLPMRDDEGLVGVLLLGDGRPSAFDDARVSLLALMAGQATLAVRNARAYLYSEELAISDERARIAREIHDGVAQSLAFAALKLDVVARQVHTDPPRAEAEVRAATTLLREQIREVRRSIFALRPIDLERYGLLETVRRYVLDFGEQNGLRVHLNVSGDVHLSPGDEAVVFRILQESLNNVAKHARAQEVKVTLHGAEQVTLRVQDDGAGFDPEQLTGRVSSAGGLGLLQMRERVEARGGLYRVLSSPGHGTVVEAELPQG